One window of Sporosarcina sp. 6E9 genomic DNA carries:
- a CDS encoding ABC transporter ATP-binding protein, with protein MGTGKRLLHYALDYKKLLFAGIVLLGFAVTADLMGPMIAKKIIDEHIAGAVDGGIDFAPIAKLLAVFFGLAVVTAILRYFQYLLLQNAANRVIQKMRNDLYEHIQTLPIRYFDNLPAGKVVARITNDTEAIRNLYVTVLSQFAISGMYITGIFVALFYLDPKMGAITLFVLPILYIWMKAYRKFASKVNHIIRSKVSDMNAMINESINGMTIIQAFRREKQMEEEFKELNDKHFRYQNKLLKVEAATSYNLVDVIRSLTFVIFIWYFGGASLSAESVITVGMLYAFVDYITRLFNPVTGIVNQFAQLEHSLVAAERVFRLLDREGELVSDEKVARYRGNVRFEKVWFAYKEEEYVLKDISFEAKQGETVALVGHTGSGKSSIMNLLFRFYDVSKGTISIDGMNIGEMPRQTVRDYMGIVLQDPYLFSGTVESNISLGDSRITRDKVQQSLDAVGGDRLLRHLPNGIDEEVVEKGSTLSSGQRQLISFARALAFDPAILILDEATSNIDTETEEIIQHAMDVLKKGRTTFIIAHRLSTIKNADRILVLDHGEIIESGTHEELLSLGGQYAQMYKLQAGTSNKVG; from the coding sequence ATGGGTACTGGTAAACGATTACTCCATTACGCACTTGACTATAAAAAGTTATTGTTCGCAGGGATTGTTCTTCTTGGATTTGCAGTAACAGCAGATTTAATGGGGCCGATGATTGCGAAGAAAATTATTGATGAACATATCGCTGGTGCAGTAGACGGGGGCATCGATTTTGCCCCGATAGCCAAATTATTAGCTGTCTTTTTTGGCCTTGCTGTCGTAACCGCGATATTGAGGTATTTCCAATATTTATTACTGCAAAACGCGGCCAATCGGGTCATTCAAAAAATGCGAAATGACTTATACGAGCATATTCAAACATTGCCAATTCGCTATTTCGATAACTTGCCTGCTGGGAAAGTTGTGGCGCGAATCACGAATGATACAGAAGCCATTCGAAATTTATATGTAACGGTACTGTCGCAATTTGCAATCAGCGGTATGTATATTACCGGTATCTTTGTGGCGTTATTTTATTTGGACCCGAAGATGGGTGCCATTACATTGTTCGTGCTGCCGATACTTTATATTTGGATGAAGGCTTACCGGAAATTTGCATCGAAAGTGAACCATATCATTCGAAGCAAAGTAAGTGATATGAATGCGATGATCAATGAATCCATAAACGGGATGACGATTATTCAAGCATTTCGCCGTGAAAAACAAATGGAAGAGGAATTTAAAGAACTCAATGATAAACATTTCCGCTACCAAAATAAATTATTGAAAGTGGAAGCTGCGACGTCATACAACTTAGTTGATGTCATTCGCTCCTTGACATTTGTGATATTTATCTGGTATTTCGGGGGTGCTTCATTATCAGCAGAAAGTGTCATTACAGTAGGGATGCTCTATGCATTTGTCGACTATATTACACGGCTTTTCAATCCGGTTACAGGCATCGTTAACCAATTCGCGCAGCTAGAACATTCACTTGTTGCGGCAGAACGCGTATTTCGGTTACTTGACCGGGAAGGGGAGCTGGTGAGTGATGAGAAGGTTGCTAGATATCGTGGGAATGTTCGTTTTGAAAAAGTTTGGTTTGCTTATAAGGAAGAAGAATATGTGTTGAAAGATATTTCTTTCGAAGCAAAACAAGGGGAGACCGTCGCGCTAGTCGGTCATACTGGATCGGGAAAAAGTTCCATTATGAACTTGCTGTTTCGGTTTTACGATGTTTCAAAAGGAACCATTTCAATTGATGGGATGAACATTGGTGAGATGCCGCGGCAGACTGTTCGTGATTATATGGGCATCGTTTTACAAGATCCTTATCTATTCAGCGGTACTGTGGAATCGAATATATCACTTGGAGATTCACGAATCACACGCGACAAAGTGCAGCAATCACTAGATGCGGTTGGCGGCGACCGACTCTTAAGGCATTTACCGAATGGGATTGATGAAGAAGTGGTTGAAAAAGGAAGCACGCTTTCTTCCGGACAACGTCAATTAATTTCGTTTGCCCGTGCGCTTGCATTCGATCCAGCGATTCTGATTTTAGATGAAGCAACGTCGAATATAGACACTGAAACGGAAGAGATTATTCAACACGCGATGGATGTTCTTAAAAAAGGTCGAACCACATTCATCATCGCGCATCGACTTTCAACGATTAAAAACGCTGACCGAATCTTAGTACTTGATCACGGGGAAATTATCGAAAGTGGAACGCATGAAGAACTTCTATCATTAGGTGGTCAGTATGCACAAATGTACAAATTGCAGGCGGGTACTTCGAATAAAGTAGGGTGA
- a CDS encoding ABC transporter ATP-binding protein, which produces MFSVLFKLKWFFKENRKRYTVALILLMITNVLVIIPPWLIGEAIDSIYQQTLTSKLLGGFIGAMLLIMGLNYICNYVWQFQLFGGAYVIERQLRGNLMGHFLKMTPTFYEKNKTGDLMARSTNDLRAISETAGFGIMTLVDSTVYLFTLILTMGFLVSWKLTLAAVLPLPILAFIMQYLGKKIHERYMVAQKSFGDLNDNVLEAVAGVRVVRAFVQERSSEKKFADMTEDVYQKNMHVEKIDALFMPISKILTGLTYMIGLGYGAYLVSEGVMTLGNLVTFNVYLSMIVWPMFAIGELINVMQRGNASLDRVTETLNYEEDVKDPVTPVAVSNPESIGFRDVVFTYPTSETVNLDHIQLQLESGNTLGIVGKTGSGKTTFVKQLLREYPAGSGEIAFSGVDLQALTKNQVRDWIGYVPQDHVLFSRSVRENILFGRPDATERDIAETIRLSYFEKDLEMLPDGLDTLVGEKGVALSGGQKQRISIARALVKNPEILILDDSLSAVDAKTEAKIIENIQAERKGKTTIITTHRLSAIQHANWIIVLDDGRIVEEGTHEELLEHDGWYKEQFDRQQIGEVE; this is translated from the coding sequence ATGTTTTCAGTTTTATTTAAATTGAAATGGTTTTTTAAAGAAAATCGAAAAAGATATACAGTCGCGCTAATTTTACTGATGATCACGAATGTGCTGGTCATTATTCCGCCTTGGCTTATCGGGGAAGCCATCGATTCTATTTATCAACAAACATTGACCTCAAAACTGTTAGGCGGATTCATCGGGGCGATGCTTCTGATTATGGGGCTGAATTATATCTGTAACTATGTTTGGCAATTCCAGTTATTCGGCGGCGCTTATGTGATTGAGCGGCAACTTCGTGGAAATTTAATGGGTCATTTTTTGAAAATGACGCCGACATTTTATGAGAAAAACAAAACTGGCGATTTAATGGCGAGGTCGACGAATGATCTTCGCGCGATTTCTGAAACAGCTGGTTTTGGAATTATGACGCTAGTCGATTCAACCGTCTACTTATTTACGTTGATTTTGACGATGGGTTTTCTTGTCTCTTGGAAATTGACATTGGCCGCGGTACTGCCACTTCCGATATTGGCATTTATTATGCAATATTTAGGAAAGAAAATTCATGAAAGATATATGGTCGCGCAAAAGTCGTTTGGTGATTTAAACGACAATGTTCTTGAAGCCGTAGCGGGTGTCCGCGTTGTGCGTGCATTTGTTCAAGAGCGCTCAAGTGAAAAGAAATTTGCGGATATGACGGAAGATGTATACCAAAAGAACATGCATGTAGAAAAAATAGATGCGCTGTTTATGCCGATTTCCAAAATATTAACTGGACTTACTTATATGATAGGACTTGGATACGGAGCCTACCTAGTTTCAGAGGGAGTTATGACGCTTGGCAATCTGGTTACGTTCAACGTTTATCTTTCCATGATTGTTTGGCCGATGTTCGCGATTGGCGAATTAATAAACGTCATGCAACGCGGGAATGCGTCACTCGACCGAGTAACCGAGACGCTTAATTATGAAGAAGACGTTAAAGATCCGGTAACACCGGTCGCTGTTTCGAATCCGGAAAGTATCGGATTCCGCGATGTTGTTTTTACGTATCCAACGTCCGAAACCGTTAACTTAGATCATATTCAGCTTCAATTAGAAAGCGGAAATACGCTCGGAATTGTAGGAAAGACCGGTAGCGGGAAGACGACGTTTGTTAAACAGCTGCTACGAGAATATCCTGCTGGATCCGGTGAAATTGCGTTTTCTGGTGTAGATTTGCAAGCACTGACTAAAAATCAGGTAAGAGATTGGATTGGGTATGTCCCGCAAGATCATGTTCTTTTTTCTAGATCGGTTCGAGAGAATATTTTGTTTGGCCGACCGGATGCAACGGAAAGGGATATTGCTGAGACGATTCGACTTTCCTATTTTGAAAAAGATTTGGAAATGCTTCCTGATGGATTGGATACATTGGTCGGGGAAAAAGGCGTTGCTTTATCTGGCGGACAGAAACAGCGGATTTCAATCGCCCGTGCACTTGTGAAAAATCCAGAAATTTTAATACTGGATGATTCGCTATCAGCGGTGGATGCCAAAACAGAAGCGAAAATCATTGAAAATATTCAGGCGGAACGAAAAGGGAAGACAACGATTATTACAACGCATCGTCTGTCCGCAATCCAACATGCAAATTGGATTATCGTGCTTGATGATGGGCGCATTGTTGAAGAAGGAACACATGAAGAGTTACTAGAACATGACGGCTGGTACAAAGAACAATTCGACCGCCAACAGATCGGGGAGGTTGAGTAA
- a CDS encoding hemolysin family protein translates to MTAFAVLIALTAFFVASEFAIVKIRTTRINQLVAEGHPKAMNAKRVISNLDEYLSACQLGITITALGLGMLGEPTVKLMLSPAFAYFDTTPSVASILSFIIAFTFVTFLHVVVGELAPKTIAIQKAEEIALLFAKPLIVFFHIMYPVIKGMNGSARFILKLLGFKSISESDVAHTEDELRLILSDSLKGGEINQAEYKYVNKIFEFDDRVAKEIMAPRTEMMTIEKDMTLSQVFDMSGVEQYTRYPVTDGDKDHIIGLINMKNLLTEYIKDPTAGNQPVVNHMQPIISVIETIPIGDLLLKIQRERIHMAILMDEYGGTAGLVTIEDILEEIVGDIRDEFDTDEVPEVQIVGENHYIFDAKLLIEEVNGILGISIDEEDIDTIGGWFMTERFEAMKGEKIIEQGFEFMVKDMDGHHILYLEVLKHEEEEAVDSIELSAES, encoded by the coding sequence TTGACAGCATTTGCTGTCTTGATCGCCCTCACCGCATTTTTCGTTGCGAGTGAATTTGCAATTGTGAAGATAAGGACGACACGAATAAACCAGCTCGTTGCTGAAGGTCACCCGAAAGCAATGAATGCTAAAAGAGTAATCAGTAATTTGGATGAATATTTATCCGCGTGTCAATTAGGGATAACGATAACTGCGCTCGGTCTCGGGATGCTCGGCGAACCGACCGTGAAATTAATGCTGAGTCCAGCCTTCGCTTATTTTGATACTACACCAAGTGTAGCAAGCATCCTTTCTTTCATCATCGCCTTTACATTCGTAACATTTTTGCATGTTGTTGTTGGTGAATTGGCTCCCAAAACGATTGCGATTCAAAAAGCGGAGGAAATAGCGCTATTATTTGCTAAGCCGCTCATCGTGTTTTTTCATATAATGTATCCAGTTATTAAGGGTATGAACGGATCTGCCCGTTTTATTCTAAAGCTGTTAGGCTTCAAATCGATTTCCGAATCAGACGTTGCACATACGGAAGACGAGTTGCGATTGATTTTATCCGATAGTTTAAAAGGCGGCGAAATCAACCAAGCGGAATATAAATATGTAAATAAAATATTTGAATTTGATGATCGTGTAGCTAAAGAAATTATGGCCCCTCGAACAGAAATGATGACCATCGAAAAAGATATGACCTTGAGTCAAGTATTTGATATGTCAGGCGTTGAACAATATACGCGCTATCCTGTGACAGATGGTGATAAAGACCATATTATCGGCCTTATAAATATGAAAAACTTATTAACCGAGTATATTAAAGATCCTACAGCAGGCAATCAACCTGTTGTCAATCATATGCAGCCCATTATTAGCGTCATTGAAACGATTCCAATTGGCGATTTGCTGTTGAAGATTCAACGTGAACGAATCCATATGGCTATTCTTATGGACGAATACGGTGGAACAGCTGGGCTTGTCACTATTGAAGATATCCTAGAAGAAATCGTCGGTGATATTCGCGATGAGTTCGACACAGATGAAGTCCCTGAAGTTCAAATCGTCGGAGAAAACCATTATATATTCGATGCGAAGTTACTCATTGAAGAGGTAAATGGAATTCTTGGAATTTCAATAGACGAGGAAGACATCGATACAATTGGCGGTTGGTTCATGACTGAACGCTTCGAAGCCATGAAAGGTGAAAAAATCATTGAACAAGGCTTCGAATTTATGGTTAAAGATATGGACGGACATCACATACTGTATTTAGAAGTCTTGAAACACGAAGAGGAAGAAGCCGTAGATAGCATTGAACTATCGGCGGAATCCTAA
- a CDS encoding cation diffusion facilitator family transporter: MELYSNLKEGEKGAWLSIWTYLSLSAVKLIIGYIGSSEALKADGLNNTTDIIASIAILVGLRIAQKPPDADHQYGHMRAETVASLVAAFIMAFVGFQILLSAGKSIISPVKGSPSMLTAVVAILSAIVMYLVYRYNLKLSKRISSEAVRAAAYDNRSDALVSVGTAVGILGAVIGFPIIDSITAFIIGLLVIYTAWKIFYPSVHTLTDGFDEDDVEELSEIVLRVEGVVKLKEFKGRMHGNLMFIDLTITVNPALNVIQSHRITEEIELKIGAMKPHSVILVHIEPDLTN; the protein is encoded by the coding sequence TTGGAACTTTATTCGAATTTGAAAGAAGGCGAAAAAGGGGCTTGGCTTAGTATTTGGACATACCTCTCACTCAGTGCTGTAAAGCTAATTATTGGTTATATCGGATCTTCAGAAGCTTTAAAAGCAGATGGCCTGAATAACACAACCGATATTATCGCATCCATTGCAATTTTAGTCGGTTTACGGATTGCCCAAAAACCTCCAGACGCCGACCACCAATATGGTCATATGCGTGCAGAAACAGTTGCATCTCTTGTCGCTGCATTCATTATGGCTTTTGTCGGATTTCAAATATTACTTAGCGCTGGAAAATCAATCATCAGTCCAGTTAAAGGATCACCTTCAATGCTGACCGCAGTCGTCGCGATTTTAAGTGCAATCGTTATGTATTTGGTTTATCGATACAACTTAAAACTTTCAAAACGAATCAGCAGTGAAGCAGTTCGCGCCGCAGCATATGATAATCGTTCAGATGCCCTTGTCAGTGTTGGAACCGCCGTCGGTATTCTCGGAGCTGTGATTGGATTTCCAATCATCGACTCTATAACGGCTTTCATTATCGGTCTTTTAGTTATTTACACGGCTTGGAAAATTTTCTATCCAAGTGTCCATACGCTGACGGATGGGTTTGATGAAGATGATGTTGAAGAACTTTCCGAAATTGTTTTGCGAGTGGAAGGTGTTGTCAAACTGAAAGAATTCAAAGGTCGCATGCACGGTAATTTAATGTTTATTGACCTAACGATAACGGTGAATCCAGCACTAAACGTAATCCAAAGCCACCGAATCACTGAAGAAATCGAACTGAAAATTGGTGCTATGAAACCACATTCGGTCATTCTCGTTCATATTGAACCTGATTTGACAAATTGA
- a CDS encoding disulfide oxidoreductase has protein sequence MQKRLENGLIFITIVSLVATLGSLYFSQIRGFEPCTLCWYQRILMYPIILIAGIGLFQKNAKIALTTAIFAFIGGGISLYHFGIQKLAFLNDSAPSCGLVPCTGQYINYLGFITIPFLALIAFLLIAITSLFMMKWQKETK, from the coding sequence ATGCAGAAGCGGCTTGAAAACGGGCTGATATTCATCACAATCGTTTCGTTAGTCGCCACTTTAGGGTCATTATATTTCTCTCAAATACGCGGATTTGAACCCTGTACACTTTGCTGGTACCAACGAATTTTGATGTATCCCATCATACTTATTGCAGGCATTGGCCTTTTCCAAAAAAACGCTAAGATCGCCTTAACAACAGCAATTTTTGCGTTTATCGGCGGAGGTATTTCTCTCTATCATTTTGGAATTCAAAAACTCGCATTCCTAAACGATAGCGCACCATCATGCGGGCTCGTTCCCTGTACTGGTCAATACATCAATTACTTGGGATTCATTACAATTCCATTTCTCGCACTAATTGCATTTTTACTTATCGCAATCACAAGCCTTTTCATGATGAAATGGCAAAAGGAGACGAAATAA
- a CDS encoding thioredoxin family protein: MKKLLVIGGIIVAIFILIVVLTNKSNETKLKDNPYGTDKLDPSTINLIGNENYNNIILPDELAKKVKSGEPVTAYFFSPTCPYCMEMTPVLMPIAKEMDVTVYQYNLLEFSPQASSYGIKSTPTLIHFKDGKEVGRMVGGQPAENIRAFFTEYETE; this comes from the coding sequence TTGAAAAAGTTATTAGTCATTGGTGGCATTATCGTCGCTATCTTTATTCTAATTGTTGTTCTAACCAACAAATCGAATGAAACAAAACTGAAAGATAACCCATACGGCACGGACAAATTAGATCCATCGACCATTAACCTAATTGGCAACGAAAACTATAATAATATTATCTTGCCTGATGAATTGGCCAAGAAAGTTAAATCGGGTGAACCTGTAACAGCCTACTTTTTCAGTCCTACATGTCCGTACTGCATGGAAATGACGCCTGTTCTTATGCCAATCGCAAAAGAAATGGATGTCACTGTTTACCAGTACAACTTACTTGAATTCAGTCCACAAGCTTCATCTTACGGCATCAAATCAACACCTACGCTTATCCACTTCAAAGATGGAAAAGAAGTTGGAAGAATGGTCGGAGGACAACCAGCAGAAAATATTCGTGCATTTTTCACTGAATACGAAACAGAGTGA